DNA sequence from the Janibacter sp. CX7 genome:
GCGGAGCTCAACTCCGCACTCGCCGAGGCCAATGCCACCGGTGAGCGGATGTCGATCCCGATGTCAGCCCTCGGACTGATCTTCATGGCGATCCTCGTCACGCCGTCGGTGCTGCAGATCATCGGCGCCTGAGGGCGCTCGCCCCGGATCGGCGGGTGAACACCCGGTGGCCCGGGCCGGAGGGCAGTCCTCCCCTTAGCGCTACGGGGCCGCCTTCGATAGCCTGTCGCTCGTCCGGGGGGACCACCCGCCTCCCGGGATCACCCTCGTCTTCGGGAGCATCCCAGTCATGATCCAGTTCTACGCCGCCCTGCAGGTGCTGGGCGCTCACGTCAGCAACTACTTCGGCGACCAGGCCGACACGATCTCCCGTGCGCGCGACGAGCGCGGTTCGGTGACCATCGAGCAGGTGCTGTGGGCCGTCGCCGTCATCGCCATCGCGGTCATCGTCATCGGCGCGATCCGCACCTTCGTCAGCAGCAAGTCGCAGGAGATCAAGGCTCCCTGATGCGGGGGTCGCAGGGGCTGCACACGAGGTCGGGGCGCTGGCGCTCCGACCGCGGTGCGCTGTCCATGGAGATGGTCGTGCTCCTGCCCCTGGCCCTGAGCCTGCTCTTCCTCGCCGTCCAGGGCGCGGTCTACTACCAGGGCCGCACCGTGGCCCTGGCCTCCGCGCAGGAGGGCGCCCGTGATGCTGCGGGCTTCAAGGGCACCGACGCCCAGGGGCGCACCTCCGCCATCGACTTCGCCTCGCGCGCCGGCGGTTCCGGGCTGCTCGAGGACCCCGACGTCGCCGTCCGTCGTGATCCCACCGCAGGCACGGTCACCGTGCAGGTCACCGGGACGACGATGTCGCTCGTGCCCGGCTGGGACCCCACGGTGTCGATGTCAGCGACGCGCAACATCGAGGAGTTCACCGCGCCCGAGGACTTCATCGTGCGGGGCACCGAGGGGCAGGGCGACTGATGATGACGGTTCCACGGCGCCTCCTCGCCGTCCGGCGCCCACGCCTCGACGCCCGGGGACGGCTGCTCGGCGAGCGCGGCTCGGCGAGCATCGAGATGGTCATCCTCGCCCCGGCCTTCGGCCTGCTCATCGCCATGCTCGTCATGGGTGGCCGCATCGCGATCGCCCAGCAGAGCATCCAGTCGGCGGCTGGCGAGGCTGCTCGCGCCGCCTCGCTCGAGCGCGGCGCCGACTCCCGCGACCGTGGCCTGAGCGCCGCCCGGGCCTTCCTCGCCGAGCAGGACATGACCTGCCGCAACCTCGACGTCCAGCTCGACGCCTCGGGCAAGCAGACCGACCCCGGCGTCGCCGACCAGATCGTCAACGCGACCGTCAGCTGCGAGGTCCCCCTCGGCGACCTCGCGCTCCCGGGCATCGGCGGCGGTCACACCGTCACCGCGACCGCGGCCAGCCCCGTCGACACCTACCGGGAGCGCTGATGTCCGCCCTCCGCTCCCGCATCCGGCGCCTGCGCGACGAGCGCGGCTCGCTGAGCACCTACTTCGTCTCCGCCGTCTTCGCCGTCGTGCCGCTCGTCGGTCTCGTCGTCGACGGTGGCGGCCAGGTCCGCGCCATGCAGCAGGCCAACGACCTCGCGGACGAGACCGCCCGCTTCGCCGGCCAGCAGATCGAGACCGGCTGCGCGATCAAGGGGTCCGAGGTCGTCATCTACCTGCCGCGCGCCCGCCAGGCCGCGCAGCGCTTCCTCGAGGCCAGCCCGAGCGGCGCATCGCTCAAGGAGGTCACGGTCGGGTCCGACGGGCACACGGTCAACGTGCGCACGAGCCTGACCTACGACCCGATCTTCCTCGGGATGATCGGCGTCGGCCCTCGCGAGATCGAGGGCACCGGCTCGGCCTACCAGTACCGGACCAACGCAGACGGACGGGAGTACGACGCCGATGAGGGCAGCTACGGCACGTGCAGCGGCTGGTAGGGCGCGAGGGCTGATCGCCCTCCTCGGGATCGTCGCACTCCTCGTCGGCGTCCCGTGGCTCCTGCTGCACATCGGCGCGGGGCCGATCCCGGACCAGTGGGCCACGCCCGCCGAGATCTGGGACGCCGTCACCTCCCCCGACGACGGCACCGCACTGCTCGTCATCTTCCGCTACGCCGCGTGGCTCGCGTGGTTCTTCATCGCCGCCTCGATCGTCATCGAGGTCGGCGCCCGGCTGCTCGGCACCGACGTGCCCCAGCTGCCCGGACTCTCGCTGCCCCAGGGCATCGCCCGCTACGTCGTCGGCACCGCCGCGCTGCTCTTCATCACCGTCCCGACGGTCGCCACCTGGGCCGGCACCGCCCAGGCCGCGACCACCGGGTCCACCGATCTCGCGACGACCACCGCCGTCACCGGTGGCGTCTCCGCCGCCGCAGCGGCCGACGCAGTCGCCGCGCACTCAGCCGACCGGGCGGACCACACGAGCGCCGACCAGCAGGACGCCCCCACGCTCACCCACGAGGTCGCCCAGGGCGAGAGCCTGTGGTCGATCGCCGAGCAGCGCCTCGGTGACGGCACCCGCTACACCGAGATCCTCGACCTCAACCGCGACTCGATCCCGGCCTCGCACTGGATCGCCCCCGGCCAGCAGCTCCAGCTGCCCGGCGACGCGACGGGTGCCGATGACTCCGCCGACGACGCCATGCCCGGCGGCACGCACACCGTCGAGCAGGGCGACACGCTGTGGGAGATCGCCGAGGACGAGCTCGGCGACGGCAGCCGCTACACCGAGATCGTCGCCGAGACCGGATCCGCCGAGCAGCCCGACGGCGACCGGCTCACCGACCCCGACCTCATCCGGCCCGGCTGGCAGCTCCAGCTGCCGGGCGACGAGACCGCCGCCGACACCCCGAGCGCCACTCCCGGCACCGCCCAGACCGCGGCCGACGCCGCGCACGGGGCGTCCACCCCCTTCGGCACGACCCCTGCGGACCAGGCTCCCGCCGACCAGCCGGCCAGCGCGCAGACCCCGGCCGTCTCCGGGGCGGCTTCCGGCACCGCCGGGGCAGCCGCATCGACCGCGAGCGCCGAGGAGGGCTCCGCCGACCCGGTGCTCGTCGGCGACCCGGCCGACGAGTGGGGCAGCACGGTCCTCGGGCTGTCCGGCATCACCGCCGCCGGCCTGCTGACCCTCGTCGAGCGGGCCCGCCGCCGGCGCGCTGCCCGCCTGACCCGCCCCACCGACGAGGCGGTCACCGACCTCGAGCGCGAGCTCGCGCTCGTCGCCGACGTCCACACGGTCGACACCGTCGACATCGCCCTGCGGCACATCTCCGTCGCCGCCCGTGAGGCCGGCCGCGCGCTGCCCGGTCTGCGCTCGGTGCGGATCGGTCGCCAGCAGCTCGACGTCCAGCTCGCCGACCCGATGCGGCTGCCCGCGCCCTGGACCTCCACCGCCGACCCCCGGCTGTGGACCCTCGCCGTGGACCGCGCCATGACGCTCGACCCGCAGATGCTCGTCACCGAGCCGGCGCCCTTCCCCGCCCTCGTCGCCATCGGGCAGGACGACGAGGAGGCGCACGTGCTCGTCAACCTCGCCGACGTGCGCACCTTCGCCGTCGTGGGCGACCCGGCCCGCACCCGCGACACCCTCGCGGCGATGACCCTCTCGCTCGCCTCCGCCCCCTGGGCCGACGCGACGACCGTGACCGTCATCGGCGGGCACC
Encoded proteins:
- a CDS encoding TadE/TadG family type IV pilus assembly protein; translation: MRGSQGLHTRSGRWRSDRGALSMEMVVLLPLALSLLFLAVQGAVYYQGRTVALASAQEGARDAAGFKGTDAQGRTSAIDFASRAGGSGLLEDPDVAVRRDPTAGTVTVQVTGTTMSLVPGWDPTVSMSATRNIEEFTAPEDFIVRGTEGQGD
- a CDS encoding TadE family protein; the encoded protein is MTVPRRLLAVRRPRLDARGRLLGERGSASIEMVILAPAFGLLIAMLVMGGRIAIAQQSIQSAAGEAARAASLERGADSRDRGLSAARAFLAEQDMTCRNLDVQLDASGKQTDPGVADQIVNATVSCEVPLGDLALPGIGGGHTVTATAASPVDTYRER
- a CDS encoding pilus assembly protein TadG-related protein, which gives rise to MSALRSRIRRLRDERGSLSTYFVSAVFAVVPLVGLVVDGGGQVRAMQQANDLADETARFAGQQIETGCAIKGSEVVIYLPRARQAAQRFLEASPSGASLKEVTVGSDGHTVNVRTSLTYDPIFLGMIGVGPREIEGTGSAYQYRTNADGREYDADEGSYGTCSGW
- a CDS encoding LysM peptidoglycan-binding domain-containing protein translates to MRAATARAAAGRARGLIALLGIVALLVGVPWLLLHIGAGPIPDQWATPAEIWDAVTSPDDGTALLVIFRYAAWLAWFFIAASIVIEVGARLLGTDVPQLPGLSLPQGIARYVVGTAALLFITVPTVATWAGTAQAATTGSTDLATTTAVTGGVSAAAAADAVAAHSADRADHTSADQQDAPTLTHEVAQGESLWSIAEQRLGDGTRYTEILDLNRDSIPASHWIAPGQQLQLPGDATGADDSADDAMPGGTHTVEQGDTLWEIAEDELGDGSRYTEIVAETGSAEQPDGDRLTDPDLIRPGWQLQLPGDETAADTPSATPGTAQTAADAAHGASTPFGTTPADQAPADQPASAQTPAVSGAASGTAGAAASTASAEEGSADPVLVGDPADEWGSTVLGLSGITAAGLLTLVERARRRRAARLTRPTDEAVTDLERELALVADVHTVDTVDIALRHISVAAREAGRALPGLRSVRIGRQQLDVQLADPMRLPAPWTSTADPRLWTLAVDRAMTLDPQMLVTEPAPFPALVAIGQDDEEAHVLVNLADVRTFAVVGDPARTRDTLAAMTLSLASAPWADATTVTVIGGHPELTRAIDSPRVRSVPDMAAYTLSVQVQIDPTAREVIVVSGELDARDRRRLDKAVASSPRVALAHAASSVADGADALTIADDTDAAVLSPAYLQVRPERLTSADAARIGFLFDLLAPAEDVWAPAAGEPDAAALAGVPTAAEVTLDPADDLVDDAPTIRRSQVADEATDPTPVRWNTPVNTPAGQTPFEPGEDVATVRRTAGLDLTSLGTTPGWLSNQITPTPGTPLPPVIAFPERVRELAAPTDEPVLRLLGPVDIDNVGEVAAAHRMRLTELAAYVSTHPHATATEIDDAMWPNRAMHDHSRVRDRSLAGLGAWLGPEETPAGGLDAARGITSDWRLWQGLVPADPSHAGTEHLEQALGLVRGRPFAGVHPRHYVWAQALRAQMIFAITTAATELARRRLMEGRWAAAYDATVVGLTVEPGVEALWRLQVLATHEIGDADARDAAAVGLADCGRLADRDLEPASRELLASLPELTRSQTPTTTHHAV